In Psychrobacter ciconiae, the genomic window TTTATCATAAGGAAAACGTGAGCCGACGGCATCGCCAATAATCACCGGCTGCATGCCATTATCAAGCAAATCAAGCGCCGTTTGCAACACGCAAACATGGGTCTCAACGCCACAAAGCAAGACCGTGCTGCGGTTTTGCTGCGCCAAATAATGCCAAGAGGTGTCGGTATCGCAAGCACTAAAGGTCACTTTTTCAAAGCTTTTGGCGTTGTCGCCTTGCAGCAGTTCGCGAACTTCAGGAAGGGTGTCGCCAAGACCTTTTTTATATTGCTCATTGAGCATGATTGGAATATCAAGCGCTTGCAAACCTTTAATTAAGGTGACGATTTTATTGACGACGGCTTCATGGTTTTCGATATGCGGGGTCAGGCGCTCTTGAACATCAATCACCATCGCTTGGGTGTTTTCGCGGGAAATGCGGTAGGTTTTGTCAGAAAACATGGTCGACATAGTACGCTCCTTGTCGGCGGCAAAGCTGGCGCGCCAAAAATAGCCATCGTTTATTGTTATTTTGCCTCTCTTATTTAGTCATATTTTGTCGATATCGTCAATGAGGATAACTTTCGGTAACAACTTATTTCAATCGCTTATTTGATTTATAGATTTTTAATATAAAAAACCCCTTGTTAAAAAGAGGTTTTTTAATTTTAATCAAAACATTTTTGCTTAAAAATTAACTTATTAAACCCGCTCAATCACCGTAGCAATACCTTGACCTAAGCCAATACACATGGTGGCAAGACCGATTTCGGTATCCATTTGCTCCATCGCGTTCAAAAGTGTGACGGTAATTCGAGCGCCTGAGCAGCCAAGCGGATGACCAAGGGCAATTGCGCCGCCGTTAACGTTAATGATGTCTTGCTTATCGCTTAGCCCCAATGATTTAATGACCGCAAGGCTTTGCGCGGCAAAGGCTTCGTTTAGCTCAATGGTTTGCATGTCGTCAAGGCTCATGCCAGCGCGTTTGAGGGCTTTTTGGGTGGCAGGGACGGGACCGTAGCCCATAATCGCGGCATCACAACCGGCAATTGCCATGCTGCGGATTCGCGCTCGTGGTTTTAGTCCCAAGTCTTGCGCTTTTTTAGCACTCATCACCAGCATGGCAGATGCGCCATCGGACAGTGCGGATGACGTGGCTGCGGTAACCGTACCATTTTTGGGGTCAAAGGCAGGACGAAGTTTGTGCATTTGCTCAATAGTCGCATCAGGGCGGATGACCTCATCAACCGTACAAAGCTGTAAGCGCCCCTGTTCATCGTGACCTTCGATGCCGATGATTTCGTTGTCAAAGCGACCATTGGTGGTGGCATCCCAAGCTCGGCGGTGCGATTCAAGACCAAAGGCGTCTTGCTCCTCGCGGCTGACGTTGTTCATGCGACCAAGCATCTCGGCGGTCAGCCCCATCATGTTGGAGGCTTTGGCGTAATGCTTTGAGGCTTCAGGGTTTAAATCAATGCCGTGCATCATGCCGACGTGACCCATATGCTCAACGCCGCCGATGATAAAAACATCGCCTTGATTCGTCATAATTTGCGCGGCTGCCGTGTGCAGCGCTTGCATGGAGGAGCCGCAAAGTCGGTTTACCGTTTGACCGCCAGCCGTTTTTGGGATGTCGGCAAGCAGCCCAATGTTGCGACCGATGTTCATGCCTTGCTCAAGGGTTTGGTTGACGCAGCCCCAAATAATATCTTCCACTTCGCGGGTGTCAAAGTCGTTGCGTTTTATGAGCGCTCGCACCAGTTCCGCCGACATGCTGTCAGCGCGAACATAACGAAACATGCCGTTTTTTGATTTTCCCATGGCGGTGCGGACGCCATCAACGATGACCACATCTTTTGGACTAAGCATTGTCATAACATTATCCTTTTTAATTTGGTTTGGGCAAAGCGTGCTGATTGTTATTGTCTTTTTAATCTTGTCTTTTCAATCCAAGCTTTGCCACTAAATTTTGAGTTAAAAAAAATTTTATTTACGGCAAATTAAGCGACCGGATAAAAGGTCTCACCGTTGGCTGCCATATCGCGGATTTTTTGCGGGGCTTCATAAGCTTTGCCCAAGTGCGCGTATTTTTCGCAAAGCTTGAGGTAGTTTTTGACGCCCATTTGATCGATATAGCGGCAAGGACCACCACGGAACGGCGGGAATCCCACCCCCATAATCATTGCCATATCGGCTTCGGCAGGCGTTGCGACAATATTGTCTTCAAGGCAGCGAACCGTTTCGTTACAAAACGCCAGCATCATTCGGTCAATGATGGTTTGGTCGTCAAAGGATTGCTTGTCGCTGTCGGTGGTTGCTTTTAGCAGCTCATAAGTGGCGTCATCGGCGACTTTTTTCGGCTTGCCGCGCTTGTCGGTCTCATACTTATAAAAGCCCACGCCATTTTTTTGACCCAAGCGATTGTTTTCAAACAGCTGCTCAATCGCGCCTTTATAATCCGGCTTCATGCGGTCAGGATAGCCTTCTGCCATGACTTCCGCGCCGTGAACGCCAGTATCAAGACCAACGACGTCAATCAAATAGGCAGGTCCCATTGGCCAGCCGAATTTTTCCATAACCTTATCAACGTGAACAAAATCCGCGCCTTGCTTAAGCAGCAAATCAAACGCGCCAAAGTAGGGGAACAACACGCGGTTCACCAAAAATCCGGGGCAGTCATTCACAACAACGGGAACTTTGCCCATTTTGGTGGCAAGGGCAACGGTAGTGGCTACTGCTTCTTCAGAGGATTTTTTACCGCGGATGACTTCAACGAGTGGCATTTTATGAACGGGGTTAAAAAAGTGCATGCCTACAAAGTTTTCAGGGCGCTGCAAAACTTCGGCTAAATACGTGATGGAAATGGTTGAGGTATTCGATGCCAAAATGCAGTTGTCTTTGACCAAGCCTTCGACTTCTTTTAACACCGCATGTTTGACTTTTGGGTTTTCGACGACGGCTTCAATGACGATGTCGGTATCGCTAAAATCGCCGTAGTTGAGCGTTGGGCGAATGTGGCTAAGCGTTTGTCCCATTTGCGTGGCGTTGATTTTACCGCGGTCAACGAGTTTACCAAGCAATTTGCTAGCTTCATTCATCCCTAAATCAAGCTGCTCGGCCTTGATGTCTTTCATGATAATCGGCAAGCCTTTACTCGCCGCTTGATAGGCAATGCCGCCGCCCATGATGCCAGCGCCAAGAACGGCAGCTTCGTTAATCTCATGAGCTTGCTTGCTGTGTTTTTTAGCCAATTTTTTCACGAGTTGGTCATTTAAAAATAAACCAACCAAGCTTTCCGCTTGTGGCGTTTTAGCGGCTTTGGCAAACCCTGCTGCTTCAATAGCAATGGCTTTATCGCGTGGCAGATTGACGTGCTTTTCCATTGCCTCAATAGCTAAGGCTGGCGCAGGATATTGTTTTGGATTGGCTTTAGCAAAAATCATGCCTTTGGCGCTGTTAAATGCCATGGCTTGCTCAAGCGGATTGAGTTTCACCGGATTAACTTTTTCATCATGACGCGCTTGCCAATCAAGCTCGCCTGAGATGCACTTTTTGACCAAATCAATCGCCGCATCTTGCAACTCATCATTTGAAACGGTCGCATCCACCAAGCCAAGCTTTAACGCATCCAGCGGCTTTTTGGGCGTTCCGGTGGCAATCAGCTCAAGCGCATTATCAATGCCAATCAGGCGCGTGGTGCGAACCGTTCCGCCAAAGCCGGGGAAAATACCAAGCTGAGTCTCTGGCAGTCCAATAACTGCCTTGTCGCCCATCACGCGGTAATCACAAACGAGCGTCATCTCGCAACCACCGCCAAGCGCTGCGCCATTAATCGCCGCAACTTTTGGAAACGGCAAATCTTCAAAGCGGTTAAAGCTGTCGTTAATCTCAATCAGCCAATTTTTAATATCGTCTTCTGGCTGCTTAAATGAGGCAACAAATTCGGTAATGTCCGCCCCTGCGATAAACACGCTTTTGCCTGAGGTGACAATCAGCCCTTTGACCGCATCATTGTTTTCAAGGGCGCTGACCGCGTCGCTAAACTGCTTGTTGGTCTCTTTATCAAATTTATTGACGCTCTCGCCTTGTGCGTCGTAATGCATATTGGCAATGCCACCTTCCAGCAAACTGACGCTGATGCGGTTTCCTTGATAAATCATGTCGCGCTCCTTGAATTTTTAAAATTTTTATAAAATGAATGTCATTAAAATTTGACCACCTAGCAAAAATCGCTGCCAATTGCCAAACGGTTTGCCGCAATTAGTGTAGAAGATTGCGCTGCCTGCTGTCATAAGCCAATCCAAACTCATAAGTCATGACTGATTAGTCATTTTCTAAATGAGTTAAGTTGGGGTAAAAAAGCAAAATTTTGGTCAGCAATTATCAAATCATAATCAAACGGGAAGTTAAACCGCCAATACGTAACCAAATTCTAACTTTGCCTCAAGATTATCAACCTTCACAGATTGACACCCGATTGTCACCCTTATAGACCAAGAGCGGCTTTGTCTTTTACTATCATGCTACAATTACCACTCATCATTTTATGCTTAAATCTTTAGGTTACTTTCTTCTTTTATTAAAAAGGTTGACTCTTTTATGAGCGCTTTAGCTGCCCCGCGATTTGTTCCGTTCACCTCATTTTCAGCCTTTAAAGACGCGCTGCAACAGCAAATCGAGGCGGATTTAACCGTTCTTTTTGCAGCGACCGATTTGCCAAGCCCGCTTGTTGATGCTTGCCGTTATGTGATGATGAACCAAGGCAAATTGGTGCGACCACTATTGGTTGCCGCCGCCTTTGTCAGCACCAGTCACAAGGACAGCTTTGAGACGCCAACCCTGAGCGTTGACGCAATTGATAATAAAAACAGCGCTGAAAATGAATTATTAAACCAAGTAAATGAGCAGTTAGAAATCCAAAGTCACTTTGATATGTGCCGCCGCGCTGCCCTTGCCGTTGAGCTTTTGCACACTTACTCGCTGGTTCATGACGACCTGCCGTGTATGGACGATGACGCGCTGCGCCGTGGTCAGCCCACCGCTCATGTGGCATTTACTGAGGCAACCGCGCTGCTGGCAGGCGATGTGCTGCAAACACTTGCTTTTGAAGTGCTGACTGCCAAACTGCCGACCTTTTCGCCATTTAATCCGCTGATTGCCGGTGAGCTTTTAGCTGTATTTGCGCCACGAGCGCGGCGGATGGTGGCAGGTCAAATGCTGGACTTAAACGCCGAAGCCAAAGCCAATATCAGCCAAAACGAGCTTGAAGCCATCCACGGCGACAAAACCGGCGCGCTCATTGAAGCTGCCATGCTGATGGGCGCGATTTGCGGTAATGCCACCGCTCCTGAGCGCATTGCCCTGCAAGATTGCGCTCAACATATCGGGCTTGCCTTTCAAGTTCAAGACGACATTTTGGACGTCACCATGAGCACCGACGCGCTTGGCAAACCTGCCGGAAGCGATGAAAAACTGGACAAATCCACTTACGTAAAACTTATGGGGATTGACGCGGCAAGCCATTACGCCCAAAGCCTATTTAACCAAGGTCGCCAAGCCATCACCACCACCTTAAAAGACAACCCAAACCATAAAGCACTGCTTGAACTCATCGATTGGCTTTGGGCGCGGCAAAAATAAGTGGAAGGCTAGTTTTGAAAGTTATTAGTGTTGAAAGTGATAAAAACAATAAAAAAGATAACGCGAAATAAGAAAAAACTAAGGATGAGCCATGACTGACAATAAAAACCCCACCGTTTATCTTGGCACGGGCGGCTACAGCGACACCGATTTATTAGGAACGCTGTATCCGACCGGAACGAAAAAAACCGACTTTTTAAAAGAATACGCCAAGCACTACGGCGCGGTTGAGTTGAATAGCACCTTTTATGCGCCCATCGGTCAAAAAGCCTTTGCCGGAATGATTGACAAAGCTTACAACCAAGCCGGAAGTCAGCTTAAATTTGCCGTCAAACTGCACCAAGACTTCACCCACGCCCGCAAAGGTACGGCGGAGCATGCCGAAGCTTTTTTAAACGCGCTTTCGCCACTTGTGGAAGCTGATGCCTTAGCGCCACTACTTTTGCAGTTTCCGCATGGTTTTGACCGCAACCAAGCCAACCGCTTGTATCTGAGCGAGCTCGTTAGTTGGTTTTCAGGCTATCCGCTTGCCATTGAGTTTCGCCATAACAGTTGGCACACGCCGCAAGTGGTGGACAGCTTTGTCAAGCAAGGGCTGATTTGGTGCAGCGTCGATTATCCCAAGGTGTCGGGACTGCCGCCTTCACGGCTGATTTTCACGAGCCGAACGGGCTATTTGCGCATGCATGGCAACAATCTAAACTGGTGGGATGCGATGAGCGCCAGCGACCGCCACGACTATCGCTATACCGAGGCGGAAATGCAAGACTGGGCGCAAGCCATTGACAATCAGCGCCAGCATTTTGATACGCTTTTCGTGTTTTTTCAAAATACAGTCAACGCGCATTCTTATTATAATATTAAGATGCTTCGGGCGGCGCTTGAGGGGTTTGGGATTGAAGTACTTTAATTTTTGAAAATTTCAATTATTATAAAACTTTAGTTTATTAGCCTTTATAAGCACAATCTAAGATACCAATAGGAGCTAACTTGTTTACTATAATTACTGAAAATGATGAATCTGCCTGGAAAGATGAAAAAGGCATTCGTTATCACTTCCCTAAGAGATATAGAAAGCTTTTAAAACCCGGTACTCGAGTAATTTACTATAAAGGCTCTATGAAAAAGAGTAAATATTTAGACGAAAGATTATCAGATAAGCCACACTATTTTGCTATTGCGAAAATTGGTGATATTGAGATTGACCGCGAAAGTAAAAAAGGTGATTATTTTGCAACTATCGTTGATTATCAACCTTTTAATGAACCTATTTTAGCTAAACAAAATGATGAATATTTAGAAGTGATTCCAGAATCCCGAATAACTAACTACTGGCGCGACGGCGTCCGAAGAATTGATGAAACAATATATAATAGTATTTTGTCGCAAGTTCATCTCAATAAAGCTAATTTAGCTGAAATAAACCTTAATAAAAATAAAGCTTTAACCTCGTCAGATTCCATTGATGACTCATTAAAATCTACTCGTAAAGAGGGTGGTAAAATCGTCTATTTCGGAACTAAGTATGAAAGAGATGCAACGAATCGCAAGAGAGCCATTGATATTCACGGTGTTACGTGCAAAGCGTGCGGTTTTAATTTTGAAGATTTTTATGGCGCATACGCTAAGGATTATATCCAAATTCATCATATTACCCCCTTATCAGAGTTGGATGGTGCCACCCATATAAACCCAAAAACAGATTTAATTCCAGTTTGTGCGAATTGCCATGTGACCATTCATCGAAAAAAAGACCACACTTTATCAATTGATGAGCTTAAAGAGCTAATTAAAAAACAATCAAATATCTAATTGATCTTAATTAAGTTTATAATGTTAGCACAAAAAAAAGACGCCTCTCAGCGTCTTTTTTAAATCAATCACAAGCTCAAAGATTACTCTTCAACGCCTGCGTCTTGACCTTTATATTTTGCGTTCGCGTAGTCCCAGTTCACAAGCTTATCAAGGAACGTGTCCACATAGTCAGGACGACGGTTGCGATAGTCGATATAGTACGCATGTTCCCAAACGTCACAAGTCAATACCGCAACTTTACCATGCGCCATTGGGGTATCGGCGTTGGCAGTTTTCATGATAGACAATTTGCCGCCTTCAGTGTCAGCAACCAACCAAGCCCAACCTGAACCAAACTGAGAAACCGCAGCGGTTTTGAACTCGTCGCGGAACTTGTCATAGCTACCAAAGGCTTCTTCGATTTTGCCTTTTAAGTCGCCCGTTGGCTCGCCGCCGCCATTGTTTGGCGTCATGCAGTTCCAATAAAACGTGTGGTTCCAAACTTGAGCGGCTTGGTTAAAGATGTTTTGCGTGCTGTCATCTTTAGCCGTTGCTTTGATGATTTCAGGCAAAGTTTTACCTTCAAGTCCTGATCCTGGAAGCAATTCGTTCAATTTGTTGACATAAGCCGCGTGGTGCTTGTCGTGATGGTATTCAAGCGTTTCAGCGCTGATGTTTGGCTCTAAAGCGTCCTTGGCGTAAGGCAAATCTGGCAGTTTAATCTGTGACATATTATTATATCCTTTGCTGGTTTAGCCGATTATATTGCACGTTGCAATCATCACCGCAGCAGCATTTATCATGACGGGCATAAACAAAGCGTACTGGGCTAAATTGGCTGGAGGTTTATGAAAGATTCAAAAGCGTCTTGCGCTTTTTTTAAGCTGACCATGGTTATTATCAGCGCGAAAGCTTTGCGCCGGTGACCATAACCAAGAGGCACTCATTTGCTATAAGCTTGAGGCATAGTATAGCAAATATGCCCTATCATATCCGTTACGGTATGTTATAGCCAGTATTTCATGGCAAAAACTTCCTTTTTTTCCCTTAGTTTTCCACCTTAATTTTACGCCTTATTTTTGACCACTTATCTAATTGAGAACCGTTATGAGTTTAATCATCAGCGAAAGCCAAACGACCACCAAAACCCGTTCTGATACTAAGCAATGGGTACTTGCCAGTAACAATAAAGGCAAATTAATTGAGTTTCAGCGCTTATTTGCAGCCGCCAACTTAAATGTTGACATCATTCCGCAAGGCAAGCTTGGCATCAGTGACGCTATTGAGGACGGCTTAAGCTTTGTTGAAAATGCCATTATCAAAGCCCGTCACGCCAGCCGTGAAAGTGGACTTCCCGCCATTGCCGACGATTCAGGGCTTTGCGTGCCGATTTTGGGAAATGCGCCGGGGATTTATTCCGCGCGCTTTGCAGGCGAGCATGGCAACGATGCCAAAAACAATGCCAAATTGCTTAATGAGCTTGCCCCACTTCGCTCGCAAACTGACGCCCCTATTAAGGGCATGTTTGTTTGCGTATTGGCAATGGTTCAGCACGCCGATGACCCGCTGCCGATTATCGCCGAAGGGCTTTGGCAGGGCGAGATTTTGGATGCGCCTTTTGGCGAGGGCGGTTTTGGTTATGACCCGCTGTTTTGGTTGCCAAAGTTACAGCAAAGCGCGGCAAGTTTGAGCATGGCAGACAAAAACCAAATCAGCCACCGCGGTCAGGCGATTGCGCGACTGCTTGAGCAGCTAAACACGCGATTTTAAGTGCTAACTTTTAAGTGCCAGCCTACGCGCAATTTTGCAGGGATTAGTTTTTACTTTGATTAGTAGATAGATTATACTGACCTACTTTTAAATTTTTATTACCATAAGGGCGTCATCAGCCCTAAGCTTTACCATCCCAAAACTGGCATCCGCAAATGCCAACCATTGATATTAAAGGTGCAACCAACATGGCAACAGATTTACAAGTGACGACCAACAAGCTGAACAACAAAGAAACTCAGCTTACCGTCAAAGTTCCTGTCGAAAAAATCCAAAAGCAAGTCGAAAGCCGTATCGGTCAAGTGGCAAAAACTGCCAAAATTGACGGCTTCCGCAAAGGCAAAGTGCCCATGTCACACATCCGCGCTCAATACGGCGCAGGAATCCAGCAAGAAGTCATCAACGATGTCATCCGTGACACCGTTTTTGAAGCCATCAAAGAAGAAGACATCCGCGCCGTTGGCATGCCAAATATCGATGATGTGAAACTTGAAGACGACTTTTTGGTCTATCAAGCCACCGTTGAAATCTTCCCAGAAATCGACGTTCAAGGCGTCAGCGACATCGAAGTTGAGCGTCAAAGCGCAACTGTCAGCGACGAAGACGTGGACACCATGATTGAAAACTTGCAAAAGCAGCGTCAAGAGTTTGCCGAAAAAGACGGCGCGGCGGACGAAGGCGACCAAGTGATTTTTGACTTTGAAGGCTCAATCGACGGCGAAAAATTTGAAGGCGGCTCTGCGGAAGACTTCAAATTGGTGCTTGGCAGCAATCAGATGATTCCAGGATTTGAAGATGGCATCAAAGGCATGAAAGCCGGCGACGAAAAAACCATCGAGGTGACCTTCCCTGAAGATTACCAAGCAGAAAACTTAGCCGGCAAACAAGCGCAATTTAAAATCAACGTAAAAAAAGTTGAAGAATCAAAATTGCCTGAAATCAACGATGAGTTTTTAGAACTGTTTGGCGTAAAAGAGGGCGGCATTGATAAACTCAAAGCCGACGTTCGCAAAAATATGGAACGCGAAATCAAAAACGCTGCGCGCAACCAAGTTAAGCAAGCCGCTTTTGACGCATTGCTTGAAAAAAATGAATTTGACGTGCCAAGCGCGATGCTTGAGCAAGAAATCGACCGTCAGCGCAGCATGATGATGCAGCGCTTTGCTCAGCAATTTGGTGCTGCCGCCGATAGCTTTAACAAAGACATGCTGCCAAACGAGCTGTTTGAAGACCAAGCCCTTCGCGCCGCTCGCCTTGGCATTATCGTCGCGCGCCTTATCGACACCAACAACTTTGAAGTTGACCAAGACCGCGTTGAAGCCTTCATCAAAGAAGCCGCTGAAAACTACGAAGATCCAGAAGAAGTCATCGAATACTATACCAATGACAAGCAGCAACGCGCGAACATTGAGTCAGTGGTATTAGAAGACCAAGTGGTTGATTATTTAATCGCTCAAGGTAAAGTCACTGACAAAGAAGTCAGCTACCAAGACCTACTTGCCGCTCAGCAGCAAGCCATGTAATCGACGCTGGTTTTAAAAAATGCCCTGACAACCTGTTGGGGCATTTTTCTTGAACCTTTTAAAACTAAGCTTGGCAGAATAAGCTTGAGCGCCGTTAAAATTGTAGCAAAATTGCTAATTTTAGCGCCCAATTACGCTTCAAGTCTTGATAATTAACGCCAAACGCCTTATTAATAGGTCACTTAATTTCTATTTTGGCACCGGCTGATAATAACTTTATTTTCTTCGTTAACCGTTTAATTTTCCCGACTTCGAGTTTATTTTTTAGGATATTTTTATGACCGATTATGATCGCATCACGTCAAATCCGCATTTTGAAACGCTGCTTGGCGCGATGCCTGCCAAAAATGCTTTAGTTCCGATGGTCGTTGAGCAGTCCTCGCGCGGCGAGCGCTCGTTTGATATTTTCTCGCGCCTTCTTCGCGAGCGCGTCATCTTTTTGACCGGTGAAGTTGAAGACAACATGGCAAACTTAATCGTCGCGCAACTGTTGTTTTTGGAAGCTGAAAACCCTGACAAAGACATTCATCTTTACATCAACTCCCCTGGCGGCGTGGTGACAGCGGGAATGGCAATTTACGACACCATGAACTTTATTAAGCCTGATGTGTCAACCATTTGCTTGGGTCAAGCCGCCTCTATGGGGTCGTTTTTATTATCAGCAGGCGCTAAAGGCAAACGTTATGCCCTTGCCAACTCGCGCGTGATGATCCATCAGCCTTTAGGCGGCTTTCGTGGTCAAGCGTCCGACATTGAAATTCACGCCCGCGAAATCATTGAATTAAAAGCCAAGTTGAACCGCTTGCTTGCAGAGCATACAGGGCAGCCGGTTGAGCGCCTAGAAAAAGACACCGACCGCGATAACTTTATGAGCGCTGCTGCCGCCAAAGCTTATGGTCTGGTCGATGAAGTGCTTGAGCGCCGCCCTGAAGGGTTATAAATTAAC contains:
- a CDS encoding DUF72 domain-containing protein, whose product is MTDNKNPTVYLGTGGYSDTDLLGTLYPTGTKKTDFLKEYAKHYGAVELNSTFYAPIGQKAFAGMIDKAYNQAGSQLKFAVKLHQDFTHARKGTAEHAEAFLNALSPLVEADALAPLLLQFPHGFDRNQANRLYLSELVSWFSGYPLAIEFRHNSWHTPQVVDSFVKQGLIWCSVDYPKVSGLPPSRLIFTSRTGYLRMHGNNLNWWDAMSASDRHDYRYTEAEMQDWAQAIDNQRQHFDTLFVFFQNTVNAHSYYNIKMLRAALEGFGIEVL
- a CDS encoding polyprenyl synthetase family protein, whose translation is MSALAAPRFVPFTSFSAFKDALQQQIEADLTVLFAATDLPSPLVDACRYVMMNQGKLVRPLLVAAAFVSTSHKDSFETPTLSVDAIDNKNSAENELLNQVNEQLEIQSHFDMCRRAALAVELLHTYSLVHDDLPCMDDDALRRGQPTAHVAFTEATALLAGDVLQTLAFEVLTAKLPTFSPFNPLIAGELLAVFAPRARRMVAGQMLDLNAEAKANISQNELEAIHGDKTGALIEAAMLMGAICGNATAPERIALQDCAQHIGLAFQVQDDILDVTMSTDALGKPAGSDEKLDKSTYVKLMGIDAASHYAQSLFNQGRQAITTTLKDNPNHKALLELIDWLWARQK
- the clpP gene encoding ATP-dependent Clp endopeptidase proteolytic subunit ClpP is translated as MPAKNALVPMVVEQSSRGERSFDIFSRLLRERVIFLTGEVEDNMANLIVAQLLFLEAENPDKDIHLYINSPGGVVTAGMAIYDTMNFIKPDVSTICLGQAASMGSFLLSAGAKGKRYALANSRVMIHQPLGGFRGQASDIEIHAREIIELKAKLNRLLAEHTGQPVERLEKDTDRDNFMSAAAAKAYGLVDEVLERRPEGL
- the tig gene encoding trigger factor: MATDLQVTTNKLNNKETQLTVKVPVEKIQKQVESRIGQVAKTAKIDGFRKGKVPMSHIRAQYGAGIQQEVINDVIRDTVFEAIKEEDIRAVGMPNIDDVKLEDDFLVYQATVEIFPEIDVQGVSDIEVERQSATVSDEDVDTMIENLQKQRQEFAEKDGAADEGDQVIFDFEGSIDGEKFEGGSAEDFKLVLGSNQMIPGFEDGIKGMKAGDEKTIEVTFPEDYQAENLAGKQAQFKINVKKVEESKLPEINDEFLELFGVKEGGIDKLKADVRKNMEREIKNAARNQVKQAAFDALLEKNEFDVPSAMLEQEIDRQRSMMMQRFAQQFGAAADSFNKDMLPNELFEDQALRAARLGIIVARLIDTNNFEVDQDRVEAFIKEAAENYEDPEEVIEYYTNDKQQRANIESVVLEDQVVDYLIAQGKVTDKEVSYQDLLAAQQQAM
- a CDS encoding superoxide dismutase encodes the protein MSQIKLPDLPYAKDALEPNISAETLEYHHDKHHAAYVNKLNELLPGSGLEGKTLPEIIKATAKDDSTQNIFNQAAQVWNHTFYWNCMTPNNGGGEPTGDLKGKIEEAFGSYDKFRDEFKTAAVSQFGSGWAWLVADTEGGKLSIMKTANADTPMAHGKVAVLTCDVWEHAYYIDYRNRRPDYVDTFLDKLVNWDYANAKYKGQDAGVEE
- the fadA gene encoding acetyl-CoA C-acyltransferase FadA, whose translation is MTMLSPKDVVIVDGVRTAMGKSKNGMFRYVRADSMSAELVRALIKRNDFDTREVEDIIWGCVNQTLEQGMNIGRNIGLLADIPKTAGGQTVNRLCGSSMQALHTAAAQIMTNQGDVFIIGGVEHMGHVGMMHGIDLNPEASKHYAKASNMMGLTAEMLGRMNNVSREEQDAFGLESHRRAWDATTNGRFDNEIIGIEGHDEQGRLQLCTVDEVIRPDATIEQMHKLRPAFDPKNGTVTAATSSALSDGASAMLVMSAKKAQDLGLKPRARIRSMAIAGCDAAIMGYGPVPATQKALKRAGMSLDDMQTIELNEAFAAQSLAVIKSLGLSDKQDIINVNGGAIALGHPLGCSGARITVTLLNAMEQMDTEIGLATMCIGLGQGIATVIERV
- a CDS encoding isochorismatase family protein — its product is MSTMFSDKTYRISRENTQAMVIDVQERLTPHIENHEAVVNKIVTLIKGLQALDIPIMLNEQYKKGLGDTLPEVRELLQGDNAKSFEKVTFSACDTDTSWHYLAQQNRSTVLLCGVETHVCVLQTALDLLDNGMQPVIIGDAVGSRFPYDKKQALRRIRRAGGVVTTVETVLFELCRSSQDPAFKTISSLIK
- a CDS encoding HNH endonuclease, translating into MFTIITENDESAWKDEKGIRYHFPKRYRKLLKPGTRVIYYKGSMKKSKYLDERLSDKPHYFAIAKIGDIEIDRESKKGDYFATIVDYQPFNEPILAKQNDEYLEVIPESRITNYWRDGVRRIDETIYNSILSQVHLNKANLAEINLNKNKALTSSDSIDDSLKSTRKEGGKIVYFGTKYERDATNRKRAIDIHGVTCKACGFNFEDFYGAYAKDYIQIHHITPLSELDGATHINPKTDLIPVCANCHVTIHRKKDHTLSIDELKELIKKQSNI
- the rdgB gene encoding RdgB/HAM1 family non-canonical purine NTP pyrophosphatase; this encodes MSLIISESQTTTKTRSDTKQWVLASNNKGKLIEFQRLFAAANLNVDIIPQGKLGISDAIEDGLSFVENAIIKARHASRESGLPAIADDSGLCVPILGNAPGIYSARFAGEHGNDAKNNAKLLNELAPLRSQTDAPIKGMFVCVLAMVQHADDPLPIIAEGLWQGEILDAPFGEGGFGYDPLFWLPKLQQSAASLSMADKNQISHRGQAIARLLEQLNTRF
- the fadB gene encoding fatty acid oxidation complex subunit alpha FadB, which produces MIYQGNRISVSLLEGGIANMHYDAQGESVNKFDKETNKQFSDAVSALENNDAVKGLIVTSGKSVFIAGADITEFVASFKQPEDDIKNWLIEINDSFNRFEDLPFPKVAAINGAALGGGCEMTLVCDYRVMGDKAVIGLPETQLGIFPGFGGTVRTTRLIGIDNALELIATGTPKKPLDALKLGLVDATVSNDELQDAAIDLVKKCISGELDWQARHDEKVNPVKLNPLEQAMAFNSAKGMIFAKANPKQYPAPALAIEAMEKHVNLPRDKAIAIEAAGFAKAAKTPQAESLVGLFLNDQLVKKLAKKHSKQAHEINEAAVLGAGIMGGGIAYQAASKGLPIIMKDIKAEQLDLGMNEASKLLGKLVDRGKINATQMGQTLSHIRPTLNYGDFSDTDIVIEAVVENPKVKHAVLKEVEGLVKDNCILASNTSTISITYLAEVLQRPENFVGMHFFNPVHKMPLVEVIRGKKSSEEAVATTVALATKMGKVPVVVNDCPGFLVNRVLFPYFGAFDLLLKQGADFVHVDKVMEKFGWPMGPAYLIDVVGLDTGVHGAEVMAEGYPDRMKPDYKGAIEQLFENNRLGQKNGVGFYKYETDKRGKPKKVADDATYELLKATTDSDKQSFDDQTIIDRMMLAFCNETVRCLEDNIVATPAEADMAMIMGVGFPPFRGGPCRYIDQMGVKNYLKLCEKYAHLGKAYEAPQKIRDMAANGETFYPVA